One window of Nicotiana tomentosiformis chromosome 11, ASM39032v3, whole genome shotgun sequence genomic DNA carries:
- the LOC104087080 gene encoding pentatricopeptide repeat-containing protein At5g39680-like produces the protein MSTRVLLHVSAFSLSQVNSQRLFSVEYAVKLLKKLVDDGNFKLGKAVHALLVVSSHASEDHIIQNNCLINLYSRCGQLAVARRVFDRSSQRNVVSWSILMAGYLHNGYAWEVTKLFKDMISVDKIFPNEYVLSTVLSSCSSGGLLHEGRQCHTLVLKAGLVFHQYVKNALLSLYTVSSDMEGVLEILKSVPGLDIITYNSVLKGFLDHGYTSEALDVFSRMLAHGSAGDSVSYVNIFGLCARFKDLKLGKQVHCRMLKSGLQLDVFLSSAIMDMYGKCGEISGARYIFDSYANHNVVSWTAILAANFQNECFEEALKLFLRMELQDVIPNEYTFAVLLNSCAGLSALGCGKTLHARVEQTGHGAFVVVGNALINMYFRSGHIEATRALFSSMICRDTVTWNMIISGFSHHGLGEEALDVFQHMLAAEEQPNYVTFVGVLLACGHLGRIEEGFYYLQHLMRDIGLEPGLEHYTCVVGLLGKAGKLDEAENFMRSTPVTWDVVAWRTLLNACNVHCNYGLGKRVADHLLQLNPNDVGTYILLSNMHAKVKRWDGVAKIRKLLRERNIKKEPGLSWTEIRNETHVFVSDDTQHPETAQIHEKVRKLLADIKPLGYVPDTASVLHDVEQEQQEGYLSYHSEKLAVAYALMKTPSQAPIHVIKNLRICDDCHSALKLISKVTMRMIVVRDVNRFHSFQDGSCSCADYW, from the coding sequence ATGTCCACACGCGTTCTTCTGCATGTGAGTGCGTTTTCTCTATCCCAAGTGAACTCTCAACGTCTCTTTTCCGTGGAGTATGCTGTAAAGTTGTTGAAAAAGTTAGTTGATGATGGGAACTTCAAGTTGGGAAAAGCTGTTCATGCACTTCTTGTTGTTTCTAGTCATGCCTCAGAAGACCACATAATTCAGAATAATTGTCTCATTAATCTCTACTCGAGGTGTGGACAACTTGCTGTTGCTCGGCGGGTGTTTGACAGATCGAGTCAACGAAATGTAGTTTCTTGGAGCATTTTAATGGCAGGGTATTTGCACAATGGGTATGCTTGGGAAGTAACCAAATTGTTCAAAGACATGATTTCAGTGGATAAAATATTCCCAAATGAGTATGTCTTGTCTACCGTACTTTCTTCTTGTTCTAGCGGTGGTTTGCTACACGAAGGGCGGCAGTGTCATACGTTAGTGTTGAAAGCAGGATTGGTCTTTCATCAGTATGTGAAGAATGCTCTTCTATCCTTGTATACAGTGTCTTCAGATATGGAAGGGGTTTTGGAAATCTTGAAGTCTGTTCCTGGATTAGACATCATTACTTATAATTCTGTACTGAAGGGGTTCTTGGATCATGGGTATACAAGTGAAGCGTTGGATGTTTTCTCAAGGATGTTGGCTCACGGCTCGGCGGGGGATAGTGTCAGTTACGTGAACATATTTGGTCTGTGTGCTCGCTTCAAGGATTTGAAGTTGGGTAAGCAAGTTCACTGCAGAATGCTGAAGTCTGGTCTTCAGCTTGATGTGTTTCTAAGCAGCGCAATCATGGACATGTACGGAAAGTGTGGTGAAATTTCAGGTGCAAGATATATTTTTGATTCTTATGCGAACCATAATGTGGTGTCTTGGACGGCAATCTTGGCTGCAAATTTCCAAAATGAATGCTTTGAGGAAGCCCTGAAACTATTCTTACGAATGGAACTTCAGGATGTTATTCCAAATGAATACACATTCGCAGTGTTGTTGAATTCCTGTGCGGGTCTATCAGCACTTGGTTGCGGGAAAACATTACATGCACGTGTTGAGCAGACAGGACATGGAGCTTTTGTTGTAGTTGGGAATGCTTTGATCAATATGTATTTTAGGAGTGGCCATATCGAAGCCACTAGGGCCTTGTTTTCAAGCATGATTTGTCGAGATACTGTTACTTGGAATATGATAATATCAGGTTTCTCTCATCATGGGCTTGGTGAGGAAGCATTGGATGTGTTTCAGCACATGTTAGCTGCCGAAGAGCAACCAAACTATGTAACCTTTGTCGGGGTTCTTTTGGCTTGTGGACATTTGGGTAGAATAGAAGAAGGATTTTACTACTTGCAGCATCTAATGAGGGACATCGGCCTTGAACCTGGGTTAGAGCACTATACCTGTGTTGTTGGGCTCCTAGGTAAAGCTGGAAAACTTGATGAGGCTGAGAATTTCATGAGGTCGACGCCAGTCACATGGGATGTCGTTGCCTGGCGTACTTTGCTTAATGCTTGTAACGTACATTGCAATTATGGTCTAGGAAAGAGAGTCGCAGACCATTTGTTGCAATTGAACCCCAACGATGTGGGAACTTATATCCTGTTGTCCAATATGCATGCCAAGGTGAAAAGGTGGGATGGAGTAGCAAAGATACGGAAGCTATTAAGAGAAAGGAACATAAAGAAAGAACCTGGATTGAGCTGGACTGAAATAAGAAATGAAACTCATGTGTTTGTTTCTGATGACACTCAACACCCAGAGACGGCTCAAATCCATGAGAAGGTGAGAAAATTGCTGGCTGATATAAAACCGTTGGGTTATGTTCCAGACACAGCTTCTGTCTTGCATGATGTCGAGCAAGAACAGCAAGAAGGTTATCTTAGTTACCACAGCGAAAAGCTGGCTGTAGCATATGCTCTCATGAAAACACCATCCCAAGCGCCAATTCATGTTATTAAGAATCTCAGAATATGTGATGATTGCCATTCTGCTTTGAAGCTTATCTCAAAGGTCACAATGAGAATGATAGTTGTAAGAGATGTCAATCGGTTCCACAGCTTTCAAGATGGGTCCTGTTCCTGTGCAGATTACTGGTGA